The Merismopedia glauca CCAP 1448/3 sequence ATTTTGTATGATTTCACTGAGGTGAAAAGCAGATAACAGATCGGATGAGATTGATCAAAGTTTGAATTGTGAGTTTTGAAGATGAGCTTTTTATTTTATGGTCAAGCGATCGCTCCAGGCATCCCTTCCTGGAATTCAACGGGCTAAACGAGCGTTTGCCCTCAAGGGCTGGACTCAGGATAATCTGGCAGGGGAGGTAAATTTAAAAACCCGTCAGCCTATTTGGCGATTTTTCACGGGTCAACCCGTCGATCGCCAAGTTTTTCTCGAAATTTGTTCGATTCTGGATTTAGATTGGCGAGAGATTGCCCTTAATCCGCCCGCAGAATTTCCTGAACCTGGAGATCTGACCAAAACTGCGCCTCTAGATCTAGACGATGTGGTGCAACAAGTGCGATCGCAACGCCGAGACAAAATTCAAGACCAGTGCGGCATTTTGCAGCTACTAGACATCAACCGTCCGGTCAGCATTGACGACATCTACGTGGATGTCAATATTTTGGAGGAAATTGCCAGTCAACAGTGGTTTGAAATGGCTGAAGTGCAAAACTTGGAACCTAGCGAATTCGATCGCGTTGGCTTGGGAGCGATCGAGCAGAAGCAAATACCAGGAATCGAGGCAGTTAAAAATTACTCTAAGCTCAGAGTTTTGGGGAAACCAGGAGTTGGCAAAACTACCTTTTTGCAATATCTGGCGATTGAGTGCAATCGGGGTGAGTTAGCCCTAAATCAAGTACCGATTTTTATCACCTTGAGAGAGTTTGCCGAAGAGTCCCGGCGTAGAGGTGAATTTAGCCTTTTAAGTTATATTCGTCGGGAGTTTCTCTCCTCTGGCGTTTCCAACCCATCTATAGTTTCTACCTTACTGCAAGCAGGTAGAGTCTTGTTATTGCTGGATGGGATGGATGAAGTGCTAAGCCAGGATATTACCGCAGTTCTCAAAGAAATTCGCAAATTATCAGATAAATATTACCAAAATAGATTTGTGGCATCTTGTCGCACGGCTGCCCAAAAGCTGCGACTGCGAGGCTTCACCGATGTAGAAATTGCCCCCTTTACCCAAGCCCAAATTACTACTTTCGCGCAAAAGTGGTTTGTCGCACTGACCAAAACTACTGCTCAATCGGGTCGCAATCGCTCGGCTCAGTTTATTCAAAAGTTGGATTTGCCAGAAAACTGGCAGTTTCGGCAACTGGTAGTCACCCCCCTGTTTCTGCATCTTGCCTGCTGGGTGTTTCATGGTCAAGGAAAATTTCCCACCAAGCGGACTGAGTTTTATAAGCAAGGGCTGGATTTGCTACTAGGTAAATGGGATGAAGCTAGAGGAGTTGAACGCGATCGGGTGTACCGAGGTTTTTTATTGCCCCAAAAACTGAAGCTACTGAGTCAGTTGGCGGCAGTGACCTTTGAGCAAGGGCAGTACTTTTTTGACCAACGCATCATTGAACAATACATTGGGGACTATTTGCGAAATTTGCCCGGAGCGACCTTGGAGCCAGAGGAACTCCAACTCGAAAGCGAGGCAATGCTGAATGCGATCGAGGCGCAGCATGGACTCTTGATCGAACGAGCGCGAGGAATTTTTTCGTTTTCCTATCTGGCATTTCAAGAATACTTCACGGCTCGAAAAATTGTTGCCAGCCATAACCTGGGGGCATTAGAGCAAGCTTTGGGAGGGTTGGTCAGTCATATCACCGATCCCCACTGGCGTGAAGTCTTTTTGTTAACGGCTGCCATGTTGCGAAGTGCAGATTCCCTGGTGCAGTTGATGAAGCAGCAAATTGATGCTTTAGTCGCTCAAGATCCCTATCTGCAAGAATTTTTGATGTGGGCGAGCCAAAAAACTCAGCAGATCCCAGAGGAAACCAAAATGGCGACCAAGCGAGCGTTTTACCTTGCCCTTGCCAAAAGCCCGAACACGGCAGGTCACTTTGCCTT is a genomic window containing:
- a CDS encoding NACHT domain-containing protein; translation: MVKRSLQASLPGIQRAKRAFALKGWTQDNLAGEVNLKTRQPIWRFFTGQPVDRQVFLEICSILDLDWREIALNPPAEFPEPGDLTKTAPLDLDDVVQQVRSQRRDKIQDQCGILQLLDINRPVSIDDIYVDVNILEEIASQQWFEMAEVQNLEPSEFDRVGLGAIEQKQIPGIEAVKNYSKLRVLGKPGVGKTTFLQYLAIECNRGELALNQVPIFITLREFAEESRRRGEFSLLSYIRREFLSSGVSNPSIVSTLLQAGRVLLLLDGMDEVLSQDITAVLKEIRKLSDKYYQNRFVASCRTAAQKLRLRGFTDVEIAPFTQAQITTFAQKWFVALTKTTAQSGRNRSAQFIQKLDLPENWQFRQLVVTPLFLHLACWVFHGQGKFPTKRTEFYKQGLDLLLGKWDEARGVERDRVYRGFLLPQKLKLLSQLAAVTFEQGQYFFDQRIIEQYIGDYLRNLPGATLEPEELQLESEAMLNAIEAQHGLLIERARGIFSFSYLAFQEYFTARKIVASHNLGALEQALGGLVSHITDPHWREVFLLTAAMLRSADSLVQLMKQQIDALVAQDPYLQEFLMWASQKTQQIPEETKMATKRAFYLALAKSPNTAGHFALASTLDQGMVLDAALENLLLEFTTDHSQDFAYVNACSSALNNILVMVLDAGFYKSLQQVKDQLPSPSQNKELLQDWWQKNYPAWVEQLREAIAKYRNINHSWQFTTEQQQVLQRYYDANQLLIDCLNSNCEVTAAIREEIEATLLLPQNELEDREWQGD